Proteins encoded together in one Mercenaria mercenaria strain notata chromosome 18, MADL_Memer_1, whole genome shotgun sequence window:
- the LOC123538042 gene encoding snaclec flavocetin-A subunit beta-like, with translation MTITRLLALFLYGTFAYVIAVTNFTEFIKYEDLGGFTCPSDQVVFDDKDKGSLVQCVLQCSKTSTCYGVFHVEENMRCVGCKDKFLTNASAPFLNGTEYYRRRTYRLITQRMGWADAKKHCEDLGGYLAVIKSQEEQSYIDKYLDKYFTNADSYQYIWIGASRDEREVYLWQDGTKVSDGYSNWRPEESKYGGFRCIYLKYDGEGWVWKDYSCFSAIFSLCEYD, from the exons ATGACGATAACACGCTTACTAGCTCTGTTCCTTTACGGAACTTTCGCTTATGTTATTGCCGTAACTAACTTTACTGAGTTTATCAAATATGAAGACCTTGGAGGATTTACGTGCCCGTCTGACCAGGTCGTTTTTGACGACAAGGATAAAGGGAGTTTAGTACAATGCGTCTTGCAGTGTTCCAAAACCTCAACGTGTTACGGTGTTTTTCACGTCGAAGAGAACATGCGCTGCGTTGGCTGCAAGGACAAGTTTCTGACAAACGCCTCAGCACCGTTCCTCAATGGCACTGAATATTACAGGCGTCGGA CGTACAGACTGATAACACAGCGTATGGGGTGGGCTGATGCGaag AAACACTGTGAAGATCTAGGAGGATATTTAGCAGTCATCAAGTCACAGGAAGAGCAAAGCTATATAGACAAATATTTGGACAAATACTTCACTAACG CTGACTCGTACCAGTACATTTGGATAGGAGCATCGAGAGATGAACGTGAAGTCTACCTTTGGCAAGACGGAACCAAAGTTTCCGATGGTTACAGCAATTGGCGTCCTGAAGAGTCGAAGTATGGTGGTTTTcgttgtatttatttaaaatatgatgGAGAGGGATGGGTTTGGAAGGACTATTCCTGTTTTAGCGCTATTTTCAGTTTATGTGAATATGACTGA